One window of Pectobacterium carotovorum genomic DNA carries:
- a CDS encoding endonuclease/exonuclease/phosphatase family protein, translating into MRKRTYAMRYVAGQPVERIFPPGEIHYPEQVLPTGSLLLKGDVLRVMVWNIFKQQRMNWLSVLQNFGNGTQLVLLQEAQSTPELIHFATTNYLSADQVPAIILPQHPSGVMTLSAAQPVYCCPLREREPLLRLAKSSLVTVYALQNGQRLMVINIHAVNFSFGVEIYTKQLAAIGEQLVHHQGPAIMAGDFNAWSQQRINALNRFAARMGLQEVYFVDDHRRKAFGRPLDFVFYRELTVNQSSVLVTQASDHNPLLVEFSLS; encoded by the coding sequence GTGCGGAAAAGAACCTATGCAATGAGGTATGTTGCTGGTCAGCCAGTTGAACGTATCTTCCCTCCCGGGGAAATACATTATCCAGAGCAAGTGCTACCGACAGGCTCATTGTTGCTGAAGGGAGATGTTTTGCGCGTAATGGTGTGGAATATTTTTAAGCAGCAACGAATGAACTGGCTTTCCGTGTTGCAAAATTTCGGTAACGGTACCCAGCTAGTCCTGTTGCAGGAAGCGCAAAGTACGCCAGAGCTCATCCATTTTGCAACCACCAACTATCTCTCAGCCGATCAGGTCCCCGCCATTATCCTCCCGCAACATCCATCCGGTGTAATGACGCTATCAGCAGCCCAGCCAGTATATTGCTGCCCCTTACGTGAAAGGGAACCCCTGTTGCGTTTGGCTAAGTCTTCTTTGGTGACGGTCTACGCGCTTCAGAATGGCCAAAGACTGATGGTTATCAATATCCATGCGGTTAACTTTAGCTTTGGTGTTGAGATTTATACCAAGCAATTGGCTGCGATTGGGGAGCAACTCGTACATCATCAGGGGCCGGCTATTATGGCTGGAGATTTTAATGCATGGAGCCAGCAGCGTATCAACGCACTTAATCGGTTTGCGGCAAGGATGGGGCTGCAGGAGGTATATTTCGTTGATGACCACCGGCGTAAGGCGTTTGGCCGACCGCTCGATTTCGTCTTTTACCGTGAGCTGACCGTTAACCAGTCTTCTGTATTGGTGACTCAGGCCTCAGACCACAACCCACTACTCGTTGAATTTAGCCTGAGTTAA